One window from the genome of Canis aureus isolate CA01 chromosome 18, VMU_Caureus_v.1.0, whole genome shotgun sequence encodes:
- the FERD3L gene encoding fer3-like protein, giving the protein MAAYPEGCVDATVLDFVADLSLDSPGHPLLCDFAPGLPFGDRDLVLREGRRRRLAGFEEVDPGEEGEGEEGEEEEEEEEEEEERGRGASPLGRPKRKRVITYAQRQAANIRERKRMFNLNEAFDQLRRKVPTFAYEKRLSRIETLRLAIVYISFMTELLESCAKKETG; this is encoded by the coding sequence ATGGCGGCCTACCCGGAGGGCTGCGTGGACGCCACCGTGCTGGACTTCGTCGCGGACCTGTCCCTGGACTCCCCCGGGCACCCGCTCCTCTGCGACTTCGCACCCGGGCTTCCCTTTGGGGACCGGGACCTTGTGCTCCGAGAGGGAAGGCGCAGAAGGCTGGCAGGCTTTGAGGAGGTGGACCCAGGAGAGGAGGGcgaaggagaggagggggaggaggaggaggaggaggaggaggaggaagaggagcgcGGGAGAGGCGCCTCCCCGCTGGGCCGTCCCAAGCGGAAAAGGGTGATCACCTATGCCCAGCGCCAGGCGGCCAACATCCGCGAGAGGAAGCGGATGTTCAACCTCAACGAGGCCTTCGACCAGCTGCGACGGAAGGTGCCCACCTTTGCTTACGAGAAGAGGCTGTCCCGGATCGAGACCCTACGCCTGGCCATCGTCTACATTTCCTTCATGACCGAGCTCCTGGAGAGCTGCGCAAAGAAAGAAACCGGCTGA